A genomic window from Rhizobium sp. EC-SD404 includes:
- a CDS encoding D-Ala-D-Ala carboxypeptidase family metallohydrolase gives MQVERRSQTAHILKRLAGATALLGLLSACAVSDDGQLGFNGDPSITTSAISAPSSSAGAFDGNAPVSSVAAAVPGDAAPAGTVATDAETEAAVETAAADTVPAPTIDAQTAEAAVPQATVEPEQAVAVVAPEAAADVATQPAATTEPQQIASAEQAATATTAPVNALSEETDRGPSPFARLFSRSSDGETRPVVQQANDRAPQPIIDLGDVDDESVEPEDEVAEEAPPSQITTASIESSAPRARLSVTNTDGPVLPGVREVGSLYQLQHRDGFDYNSYSDDNGTVQLASAAGIAGLAGGRLRTQHERVDVACLKPQLVQTLKRIEAHFGRPVLVTSGFRDRGYNRKVGGARESRHMYCEAADIQVPGVSKWQIAEYARSLPGRGGVGTYCHTDSVHVDIGSKRDWNWRCRRRS, from the coding sequence TTGCAGGTCGAAAGACGCAGCCAGACAGCCCATATTCTGAAGCGACTGGCGGGGGCGACTGCCCTGCTCGGATTGCTTTCGGCATGTGCCGTCTCCGACGATGGTCAGCTCGGTTTCAACGGCGATCCATCCATCACCACTTCGGCCATCAGCGCTCCGTCGAGCAGCGCCGGTGCTTTCGACGGAAATGCGCCCGTGAGCAGTGTGGCTGCCGCGGTCCCGGGTGATGCCGCTCCAGCCGGAACAGTTGCAACTGATGCCGAGACCGAAGCAGCCGTCGAGACTGCTGCAGCCGACACCGTTCCAGCACCAACGATCGACGCTCAGACCGCCGAAGCAGCAGTTCCACAAGCAACGGTCGAACCGGAGCAAGCCGTCGCTGTTGTGGCGCCAGAAGCCGCAGCGGATGTGGCCACCCAGCCCGCCGCCACTACCGAGCCGCAGCAGATCGCCTCGGCCGAGCAGGCAGCCACAGCGACGACCGCGCCCGTGAATGCATTGTCGGAAGAGACAGACCGGGGCCCTTCTCCTTTTGCCCGTCTCTTTTCGCGCAGCAGCGACGGCGAGACACGTCCCGTCGTGCAGCAGGCGAACGACCGCGCACCGCAACCGATCATTGATCTTGGCGACGTCGATGACGAGTCCGTAGAGCCTGAGGATGAGGTCGCCGAAGAAGCACCACCCTCTCAGATCACCACGGCGTCCATCGAATCGAGCGCTCCGCGCGCACGGCTGAGCGTTACCAACACAGATGGCCCGGTCCTTCCGGGTGTCCGCGAGGTGGGATCGCTCTACCAGCTTCAGCACCGCGACGGCTTTGATTACAACTCCTATTCCGACGATAACGGTACCGTTCAGCTCGCATCGGCTGCCGGCATCGCCGGGCTTGCCGGTGGTCGCTTGCGCACGCAGCATGAGCGGGTGGACGTCGCCTGCCTGAAGCCACAGCTCGTTCAGACACTGAAACGGATCGAAGCACATTTCGGCCGGCCGGTTCTCGTGACATCCGGCTTCCGGGACCGTGGTTACAACCGCAAGGTCGGCGGGGCGCGGGAATCGCGCCACATGTACTGCGAAGCAGCAGACATCCAGGTGCCCGGCGTCAGCAAATGGCAGATCGCGGAATATGCCCGCAGCCTGCCGGGTCGCGGCGGTGTCGGCACCTACTGCCACACCGACTCCGTGCATGTGGATATCGGCTCGAAGCGCGACTGGAACTGGCGCTGCCGTCGTCGCAGCTAA
- a CDS encoding VOC family protein: MRYLHTMVRVRDLDASLDFYCNKLGLVEIRRIENEQGRFTLVFLAAPEDKARAESERAPMVELTYNWDPEEYTGGRNFGHLAYVVDDIYALCTNLQNAGITINRPPRDGNMAFVRSPDGISIELLQKGDALPRQEPWASMENTGSW, translated from the coding sequence ATGCGTTATCTCCACACGATGGTGCGCGTGCGCGATCTGGATGCCTCGCTCGACTTCTACTGCAACAAGCTCGGCCTTGTGGAAATCCGCCGCATCGAGAACGAACAGGGTCGTTTCACCCTCGTATTCCTGGCTGCTCCCGAGGACAAGGCGCGGGCCGAGAGCGAGCGGGCGCCGATGGTCGAGCTGACCTATAACTGGGATCCGGAAGAGTATACCGGCGGGCGCAATTTCGGCCATCTCGCCTATGTCGTCGACGACATCTATGCGCTGTGCACCAACCTGCAGAATGCTGGTATCACCATCAACCGCCCGCCGCGCGACGGCAACATGGCGTTCGTGCGCTCGCCCGACGGCATTTCCATCGAGCTGCTGCAAAAAGGCGATGCCCTGCCCCGCCAGGAGCCATGGGCATCGATGGAAAATACCGGCAGCTGGTAA
- a CDS encoding cold-shock protein has translation MGDSSSQKEFRLDDAVLGDPVDLIEISGTIKWFDVAKGFGFIVPDNGMEDVLLHVTCLRRDGYQTVMEGTRVVCEIQRRDRGYQAFRILSMDQSNLPHPSQLPPARTKIQVTPTSGLERAIVKWFNRTKGFGFVSRGEGTEDIFVHMETLRRFGLAELRPGQVVLVRFGPGSKGLMAAEIHPDNDSPFPQSH, from the coding sequence ATGGGGGACAGCTCCTCGCAAAAGGAATTTCGGCTCGACGACGCGGTCCTTGGTGACCCAGTCGACCTGATCGAGATTTCCGGAACCATCAAATGGTTCGATGTTGCAAAGGGTTTCGGCTTTATCGTTCCCGATAACGGGATGGAGGATGTTCTTCTCCACGTGACGTGTCTGCGCCGTGACGGCTACCAGACGGTCATGGAAGGAACGCGTGTCGTTTGCGAGATCCAGAGGCGCGATCGGGGCTACCAGGCCTTCCGCATTCTCTCGATGGATCAGTCCAACCTGCCGCATCCGTCGCAGCTGCCGCCTGCGCGCACGAAGATCCAGGTCACGCCGACGAGCGGGCTCGAACGCGCCATCGTGAAATGGTTCAATCGCACGAAAGGCTTCGGTTTCGTCTCGCGCGGCGAGGGCACCGAGGATATCTTCGTGCACATGGAAACGTTGCGCCGCTTCGGCTTGGCGGAACTGCGACCGGGCCAGGTCGTGCTGGTTCGTTTCGGACCTGGGTCCAAAGGCCTTATGGCTGCCGAAATTCACCCCGACAACGACAGTCCGTTCCCGCAATCGCACTGA
- a CDS encoding DUF192 domain-containing protein → MFSRRHLVASAASALFLFLAAPLQAQDQPGEPSILPVHEERLVIETDEGSFDYSVELALNGRDRASGLMFREQMDDDHGMLFRFEEPRQITMWMRNTLIPLDMVFIRADGTVAGHHADAVPLSEAVIASPEPVLFVLELNAGKAEEMGLSEGDRVSHPIVAEAMSAE, encoded by the coding sequence ATCTTTTCCCGCCGCCATTTGGTCGCGAGCGCCGCTTCGGCGCTTTTTCTTTTTCTCGCCGCACCGCTTCAAGCCCAGGATCAGCCGGGCGAGCCCTCGATCCTGCCTGTCCATGAGGAGCGGCTGGTCATCGAAACCGACGAAGGCAGCTTCGATTATTCGGTGGAGCTGGCGCTCAACGGGCGTGATCGCGCATCGGGTCTGATGTTCCGCGAACAGATGGACGATGATCACGGCATGCTCTTCCGCTTCGAGGAGCCGCGCCAGATCACGATGTGGATGCGCAATACGCTGATCCCGCTCGACATGGTGTTCATCCGTGCCGACGGCACTGTCGCCGGTCACCACGCAGACGCCGTTCCGCTGTCCGAAGCCGTCATCGCTTCGCCAGAGCCTGTTCTGTTCGTGCTCGAGCTCAATGCCGGCAAGGCTGAGGAGATGGGGCTTTCGGAAGGCGATCGCGTTTCGCACCCGATCGTTGCGGAAGCAATGAGCGCAGAGTAG
- a CDS encoding EAL domain-containing protein — protein MAINCAGCRDGSDLDVAFSMAFQPIVDISTGDVFAHEALVRGLSGEGAGHVLGQIKDHNRYAFDQQCRVKAIELAATLFDRQAPTKLSINFMPNAVYEPRACIRVTLATAMKTGFPLDRIIFEFTEDERLDTNHVLHILRTYRDMGFKTAIDDFGAGHAGLALLSQFQPDIVKLDMELIRDIDTNPVKRTIVRHTLAMLNDLGVVPLCEGVETVGELKVLRDLGVHLVQGYVLARPTFESLAETVELEGLLANAA, from the coding sequence ATGGCAATCAATTGCGCGGGCTGTCGCGACGGGAGCGACCTCGACGTCGCGTTTTCCATGGCGTTCCAGCCCATCGTCGACATTTCGACGGGCGACGTGTTTGCCCATGAAGCTCTGGTCCGGGGCCTTTCCGGCGAAGGTGCAGGCCATGTCCTCGGCCAGATCAAGGACCACAACCGCTACGCCTTCGACCAGCAGTGCCGCGTCAAGGCGATCGAGCTGGCTGCCACGCTGTTCGATCGGCAGGCTCCTACGAAGCTTTCCATCAATTTCATGCCGAACGCCGTCTACGAGCCCCGCGCCTGCATTCGCGTAACGCTCGCAACCGCGATGAAGACAGGCTTTCCGCTGGACCGGATCATCTTCGAATTCACCGAGGACGAGCGCCTCGATACCAATCATGTGCTGCACATCCTGCGCACCTATCGCGACATGGGCTTCAAAACCGCCATCGACGACTTTGGCGCCGGCCATGCGGGCCTGGCACTCCTGTCCCAGTTCCAGCCCGACATCGTGAAGCTGGACATGGAGTTGATCCGCGACATCGACACCAATCCGGTCAAACGCACGATCGTCAGGCATACACTGGCGATGCTGAACGATCTCGGCGTCGTGCCGCTTTGCGAAGGCGTGGAGACGGTTGGCGAATTGAAGGTCTTACGAGATCTCGGCGTTCACCTTGTGCAAGGTTACGTGCTTGCGCGGCCGACGTTCGAAAGCCTTGCCGAAACCGTTGAGCTGGAAGGATTATTAGCCAACGCCGCGTGA
- a CDS encoding ETC complex I subunit gives MTARIYRPAKTAMQSGKAKTQDWVLRYEPEIPRSIDPMMGYTSSRDMKQQINLSFDTREAAIDYAERNGIPYRVIEPKEPKRSRVAYSDNFRYDRKMPWTH, from the coding sequence ATGACGGCCAGGATCTACCGCCCCGCAAAGACGGCAATGCAATCCGGCAAGGCCAAGACCCAGGATTGGGTGCTTCGCTATGAGCCTGAAATTCCCCGCTCGATCGACCCAATGATGGGCTACACCTCCTCGCGCGACATGAAGCAGCAGATCAATCTGAGCTTCGACACCCGCGAGGCTGCCATCGACTACGCCGAACGCAACGGCATTCCCTATCGCGTCATCGAGCCGAAAGAGCCGAAGCGGAGCCGGGTCGCCTATTCCGACAACTTCCGTTATGACCGAAAGATGCCCTGGACGCACTGA
- a CDS encoding S66 peptidase family protein, with the protein MMHSLKIPRGLRRGDKVAAVSPSWGGPSLYPDRYKAGKRQFEEIFGVEIVEMPHTRATADYLARHPEARASDLMQAFADADIAGIVSTIGGEDSVRLLPHLDLDVLRQNPKVFMGFSDTTALHFACFTAGLRSFYGPSLMAGFAENGGMHKFSIDAAIRALSDTAPMGTVPNNEVGWVGGSTDWGEPTLQKTPRPLNTAQPPRILQGRGKALGHLMGGCAEVLEMVKGTPWWPPLEVWKGAILFHETSEDAPPPQYIRYWLRNLAAQGILKGLNGILLGRADPAGKTDYQADLENALIQSLGEAGRNDLPVLSGLDFGHTQPMLTLPYGAHAEIDCVSQRLTILEAGVS; encoded by the coding sequence ATGATGCATTCTCTGAAAATTCCGAGAGGACTGAGGCGAGGAGACAAAGTCGCCGCCGTATCGCCCTCTTGGGGTGGGCCGTCCCTGTATCCCGATCGGTACAAAGCCGGGAAACGGCAATTCGAAGAGATATTCGGCGTCGAGATTGTCGAAATGCCACACACGCGCGCTACTGCCGACTATCTTGCTCGACACCCGGAGGCGCGGGCATCCGATCTGATGCAAGCATTCGCAGACGCCGACATTGCAGGAATCGTCTCCACGATTGGCGGCGAGGACAGTGTACGCCTCCTCCCACACCTCGACTTGGATGTGCTTCGACAGAATCCGAAAGTCTTCATGGGATTTTCCGACACCACCGCGTTGCACTTCGCATGCTTTACCGCTGGGCTTCGCTCCTTCTACGGACCGAGCTTGATGGCAGGGTTTGCCGAAAACGGCGGCATGCATAAATTCAGTATCGATGCTGCAATACGGGCGTTGTCTGACACTGCCCCGATGGGCACCGTTCCGAACAACGAAGTTGGTTGGGTGGGAGGCAGCACGGACTGGGGCGAACCAACGTTGCAGAAGACGCCCAGACCATTGAACACAGCGCAACCGCCAAGGATTCTTCAGGGGCGCGGCAAAGCCCTAGGTCACCTGATGGGAGGCTGCGCCGAAGTGTTGGAAATGGTAAAAGGCACGCCGTGGTGGCCCCCGCTTGAAGTATGGAAGGGGGCCATTCTGTTTCACGAAACGTCAGAGGATGCACCGCCGCCTCAATACATTCGATACTGGCTCCGCAATCTAGCGGCCCAAGGCATTCTAAAGGGTCTCAACGGTATACTGCTGGGCCGAGCCGATCCTGCTGGAAAGACCGACTATCAGGCTGACCTCGAGAATGCGCTGATCCAATCTCTTGGCGAAGCTGGCCGGAATGATCTACCGGTCCTGTCCGGCTTGGATTTTGGCCATACACAGCCGATGCTGACGCTGCCGTACGGTGCACATGCTGAGATCGATTGCGTCAGTCAACGCCTCACCATCCTCGAAGCGGGCGTATCGTAG
- a CDS encoding cytochrome c biogenesis CcdA family protein, protein MTIADISIFTAILAGAISFLSPCVLPLVPPYLCYMAGVSVEDFRAEPAAAGGAVVATRTRRAVLPAAVIFTLGFATVFVALGAGASQIGALLRSNIVLLSQVGGIIIIAMGLHFLGAFRIGILNREMRFQGAGKPATLTGAYVMGLAFAFGWTPCIGPVLGAILGVAASRQTVGDGALLLSAYSLGLAIPFWIAAAFSGNFMRFLTRFRRHLGAVEKIMGGLLVFTGIMFLTGGMARFAFWLLETFPVLGTIG, encoded by the coding sequence GTGACCATAGCCGATATCTCCATTTTCACGGCCATTCTTGCGGGCGCGATCTCGTTTCTTTCGCCCTGCGTGCTGCCGCTCGTGCCACCCTATCTCTGCTATATGGCCGGCGTGAGCGTCGAGGATTTTCGCGCGGAGCCGGCGGCAGCCGGCGGCGCTGTGGTGGCGACGCGCACACGCCGGGCGGTGCTTCCGGCCGCGGTCATCTTCACGCTGGGCTTTGCGACCGTCTTCGTGGCGCTCGGCGCCGGCGCGTCGCAGATCGGCGCGCTCCTGCGATCCAACATCGTGCTGCTGTCGCAGGTCGGCGGAATCATCATCATCGCGATGGGCCTGCATTTCCTCGGCGCATTTCGGATCGGCATCCTCAACCGCGAAATGCGCTTCCAGGGCGCGGGCAAGCCGGCGACGCTGACCGGTGCCTATGTGATGGGTCTTGCTTTTGCGTTCGGCTGGACGCCCTGCATCGGGCCGGTTCTCGGTGCCATCCTCGGCGTGGCGGCATCCCGCCAGACGGTGGGGGACGGCGCGCTCCTGCTTTCCGCCTATTCGCTCGGGCTCGCCATCCCGTTCTGGATCGCGGCGGCGTTCTCCGGCAATTTCATGCGGTTCCTCACGCGCTTTCGCCGCCACCTCGGCGCGGTCGAGAAGATCATGGGCGGGCTGCTGGTCTTCACCGGCATCATGTTCCTGACCGGCGGCATGGCGCGCTTTGCGTTCTGGCTCCTGGAGACATTCCCGGTCCTCGGCACGATCGGCTGA
- a CDS encoding DUF502 domain-containing protein, with translation MAEKSKRLPPTTRIRNYFLTGLIICAPLAITAYLTWSFIMWVDGWVKPYVPRVYNPDTYLPFSVPGFGLVAALIFITLVGFLTANIIGRTLIDVGESLLDRMPIVRSIYKGLKQIFQTVLAEQSNSFKQAGLIEYPRTGLWSIVFLATDTKGEIGHKLEERGEDTVSVFLPTTPNPTSGYLLFVERKDVIILDMTVEEAAKMIISAGLVAPDYQPRLQALADAKRQDGPRPAA, from the coding sequence ATGGCCGAGAAATCAAAACGCCTGCCGCCAACCACGCGCATCAGGAACTACTTCCTGACGGGCCTGATCATCTGCGCGCCGCTGGCCATCACCGCCTATCTCACATGGTCGTTCATCATGTGGGTCGATGGCTGGGTGAAGCCCTATGTGCCCCGCGTCTACAACCCCGATACGTACCTGCCGTTTTCAGTGCCGGGCTTCGGTCTCGTCGCAGCGCTGATCTTCATCACGCTGGTCGGTTTCCTGACAGCCAACATCATCGGGCGCACGCTGATCGATGTCGGCGAGAGCCTGCTCGACCGCATGCCGATCGTGCGCAGCATCTACAAGGGCCTGAAGCAGATCTTCCAGACGGTCCTGGCGGAGCAGTCGAATTCCTTCAAGCAGGCGGGCCTGATCGAATATCCGCGCACGGGTCTCTGGTCGATCGTGTTCCTGGCGACCGACACCAAGGGCGAAATCGGCCACAAGCTGGAAGAGCGCGGCGAGGACACCGTGTCTGTGTTCCTGCCGACGACGCCGAACCCGACCTCCGGCTATCTGCTCTTCGTCGAGCGCAAGGACGTCATCATCCTGGATATGACGGTGGAGGAGGCGGCCAAGATGATCATCTCGGCAGGCCTCGTAGCACCCGATTATCAACCCAGGCTGCAGGCTCTTGCCGACGCGAAGCGACAGGATGGCCCCCGTCCAGCAGCCTGA
- the recG gene encoding ATP-dependent DNA helicase RecG — protein MRPSELDPFFVPVASRPGIGPKLADLIARLTGRDGAEDTRVVDLMFLAPHSIIDRSQQPGIALAPEGTIVTLKVTVDRHQPSPRGKPNVPYRVFASDETGEIALTFFRAKTDWLKHALPLGETVLVSGKVDWFNGRPSMVHPDHMVREADAASMPFVEPVYPLTAGLSPKVLRRAIDGALETLPVMNEWIDPGIVTRHGFPAFHEALRDLHTPQSAADLEPRNTFRSRLAYDELLAGQLSLAMVRQRIRKLSGRPVIGTGRLSEKVSAALPFKLTGGQLKAVHDILTDMRADERMLRLLQGDVGSGKTVVALMAMLAAVEAGGQAVLMAPTEILARQHLATIEKLTAGLGIGVDILTGRAGSRERSAVLGRIESGDAQIVVGTHALFQDTVTFKDLMLAVVDEQHRFGVHQRLRLTAKGTAPHMLVMTATPIPRTLVLAAFGDMDVSRLTEKPAGRKPIQTVTVPDERIGEMVDRLRAAVAEGKKAYWICPLVEESEVSDLMSADERHKLLASILGPKVGLVHGRMSGPEKDAAMMAFKNGETRLLVATTVIEVGVDVPDATIIVIEHAERFGLAQLHQLRGRVGRGDEASSCILLYKSPLSETGRARLGVMRDTEDGFVIAEEDLKLRGEGELLGTRQSGTPGFRLASLEAHGDLLETARNDARYILETDPDLAGQRGQALRALLYLFRRDEAIRLLRAG, from the coding sequence ATGCGTCCCAGCGAACTCGACCCCTTCTTTGTTCCCGTTGCGAGCCGACCCGGCATTGGGCCGAAGCTCGCCGACCTGATTGCGCGCCTGACCGGCCGCGACGGGGCAGAGGATACGCGCGTCGTCGATCTCATGTTCCTCGCGCCGCACTCGATCATCGATCGTAGCCAGCAGCCGGGTATCGCGTTAGCGCCCGAAGGCACGATCGTGACGCTCAAAGTCACCGTCGACCGCCACCAGCCCAGCCCTCGCGGCAAGCCTAACGTGCCCTATCGCGTCTTTGCCAGCGACGAGACCGGCGAGATCGCCCTCACCTTCTTTCGCGCCAAGACCGACTGGCTGAAACATGCGCTCCCGCTCGGCGAGACCGTGCTCGTCTCCGGGAAGGTCGACTGGTTCAACGGACGGCCCTCCATGGTCCATCCCGACCACATGGTGCGCGAGGCAGATGCGGCCTCGATGCCGTTCGTCGAGCCGGTCTATCCGCTGACGGCCGGGCTTTCGCCGAAAGTGCTGCGCCGGGCAATCGACGGGGCACTCGAAACGCTTCCGGTGATGAACGAATGGATCGATCCCGGCATCGTCACGCGGCACGGCTTTCCGGCCTTCCATGAAGCGTTGCGGGACCTGCACACGCCGCAATCAGCGGCCGATCTCGAGCCGCGCAACACCTTCCGCAGCCGCCTCGCATATGACGAATTGCTTGCGGGACAATTGTCGCTTGCCATGGTGCGCCAGCGCATCCGCAAGCTTTCGGGCCGTCCCGTCATCGGAACAGGCCGGCTCAGCGAAAAGGTCAGCGCCGCCTTACCGTTCAAGCTGACTGGCGGCCAGCTGAAAGCCGTCCACGATATCCTCACCGACATGCGGGCCGACGAGCGCATGCTGCGCCTGCTGCAGGGCGATGTCGGTTCCGGCAAGACGGTCGTCGCGCTGATGGCGATGCTTGCTGCGGTCGAAGCCGGTGGCCAGGCTGTGCTCATGGCACCGACGGAAATCCTTGCCCGGCAGCATCTGGCGACCATCGAGAAGCTGACGGCCGGGCTGGGCATCGGCGTCGACATTCTCACGGGGCGCGCCGGCAGCCGTGAGCGATCCGCCGTGCTCGGCCGGATCGAAAGCGGCGATGCGCAGATCGTCGTCGGCACCCATGCGCTTTTCCAGGACACGGTGACCTTCAAGGACCTGATGCTGGCGGTCGTGGACGAGCAGCATCGCTTCGGCGTCCACCAGCGGCTGCGGCTGACGGCCAAGGGCACCGCGCCGCACATGCTCGTCATGACCGCGACACCGATCCCGCGCACGCTCGTGCTGGCCGCCTTTGGCGATATGGACGTCTCGCGCCTCACCGAAAAACCCGCCGGCCGCAAGCCGATCCAGACCGTGACCGTGCCGGACGAGCGGATCGGCGAGATGGTCGACCGCCTTCGTGCGGCGGTGGCGGAAGGCAAAAAGGCCTACTGGATCTGCCCGCTGGTGGAAGAGTCGGAGGTTTCCGACCTCATGTCGGCCGATGAGCGGCACAAGCTGTTGGCGTCGATCCTCGGGCCCAAGGTCGGGCTCGTGCATGGCCGCATGAGCGGGCCGGAAAAGGACGCGGCGATGATGGCGTTCAAGAACGGCGAGACGCGGCTCCTCGTGGCGACCACGGTCATCGAAGTCGGCGTCGACGTGCCGGACGCGACGATCATCGTCATCGAACATGCCGAGCGCTTCGGGCTTGCCCAGTTGCATCAGCTGCGCGGACGCGTGGGCCGCGGCGACGAGGCATCGTCCTGCATACTGCTCTATAAGTCTCCGCTGTCGGAGACAGGCCGTGCTCGACTTGGCGTGATGCGCGACACGGAAGACGGGTTCGTCATCGCCGAGGAAGATCTTAAGCTGCGCGGCGAAGGCGAGCTTCTCGGGACGCGGCAATCCGGAACGCCGGGGTTTCGCCTTGCAAGCCTCGAAGCTCATGGCGACCTGCTGGAGACGGCACGCAACGATGCGCGCTACATTTTGGAGACCGACCCGGACCTAGCAGGCCAGCGCGGACAGGCGCTGCGTGCTCTGCTCTATCTCTTCCGCCGTGACGAGGCGATCCGCCTCCTGCGCGCCGGGTGA
- a CDS encoding succinate dehydrogenase assembly factor 2, with protein sequence MTGTTVTSADLDPRRRRILFRAWHRGIREMDLMLGSFCDREIATMNEAEIVEFEGILALDDRELVKWVTGETEIPANYDTPLFTRIRAFDPEIFGTNRT encoded by the coding sequence ATGACCGGTACGACAGTGACGAGCGCCGACCTTGATCCGCGCCGCAGGCGAATTCTCTTTCGCGCCTGGCACCGCGGCATCCGCGAGATGGACCTGATGCTCGGATCGTTCTGCGATCGCGAAATCGCGACCATGAACGAGGCCGAAATCGTCGAGTTCGAAGGCATTTTGGCGCTCGATGACCGTGAACTCGTCAAATGGGTGACGGGCGAAACCGAAATCCCGGCGAATTACGACACGCCGCTTTTCACCCGCATCCGCGCATTTGACCCCGAGATATTCGGCACGAACAGGACCTGA